A DNA window from Bradyrhizobium sp. CCBAU 53421 contains the following coding sequences:
- the flgJ gene encoding flagellar assembly peptidoglycan hydrolase FlgJ, with amino-acid sequence MASLINSTTGSMPNKALMPMFNGRPDPVLQDAMKKVTPQQITKAKATATDFESMFLNTMFSQMTTGLKGEGPYGDTVGTGAWRSMLTDEYSKNFAKAGGVGISNEVFRSLILQQANKS; translated from the coding sequence ATGGCGAGCCTGATCAACAGCACCACCGGCAGCATGCCGAACAAGGCGCTGATGCCGATGTTCAACGGCCGCCCCGATCCCGTGCTGCAGGATGCGATGAAGAAGGTCACGCCGCAGCAGATCACCAAGGCGAAGGCGACCGCGACCGATTTCGAATCGATGTTCCTCAATACGATGTTCTCGCAGATGACCACCGGCCTGAAGGGCGAAGGTCCCTACGGCGATACGGTCGGCACCGGCGCGTGGCGCTCGATGCTGACCGACGAATATTCGAAGAATTTCGCCAAGGCCGGCGGCGTCGGCATTTCCAACGAAGTATTCCGCTCGCTGATCCTGCAGCAGGCGAACAAGAGCTAA
- the dksA gene encoding RNA polymerase-binding protein DksA translates to MNERQRDYFRAKLLAWKDEILRESKVTLQTLQEENVNHPDLADRASSETDRAIELRARDRQRKLISKIDAALQRIEDNTYGYCEETGDPISLKRLEARPIATLSVEAQERHEKREKVYRDE, encoded by the coding sequence ATGAACGAGCGGCAGCGCGACTATTTCCGCGCCAAGCTGCTGGCCTGGAAGGATGAGATCCTCCGCGAATCGAAGGTCACGCTGCAGACGTTGCAGGAAGAGAACGTCAACCACCCCGACCTCGCGGACCGAGCTTCCTCGGAAACCGACCGCGCGATCGAACTCCGTGCCCGCGACCGTCAGCGCAAGTTGATCTCCAAGATCGACGCGGCGCTCCAGCGCATCGAAGACAACACCTACGGCTATTGCGAAGAGACCGGTGATCCGATCTCGCTGAAGCGGCTCGAAGCCCGCCCGATCGCGACGCTGTCGGTGGAGGCGCAGGAACGCCACGAGAAGCGCGAGAAGGTCTATCGCGACGAGTAG
- a CDS encoding metallophosphoesterase, producing MLHISDVHFKHGEIGEPDDPNRGLRDDLIQDVKYMRGRLGPPGIILLSGDIAYAGRKEEYDFAYTWLEKELCPAAQCAIENVLSIPGNHDVDLKAEAGPGFKAARRDLRATKAGAIDDELRTWLHDPSSSQILFSPLENYNRHFAAKLLCAVGPYNIKGRDGKVIPNVSKPFVTRDVELNDGSLLRLWGFNSVLVSDLSDAENTMLVDPAAAQITRADNVAHLVMCHHPFNWIKNRGPFEDRMNGVVQLQLFGHEHTERVEENKYFVRIRAGALQPERDAPGWKPGYNWIDASTADVNGQRKLVVKVWVRGHEVDHFIAIPDRHQNEVRENFFDLPAWQRPKQPAKVEGNEDIVVEAIPQALELPMVEPAKPVTVRTVATKIFRLKEPEQRRLIAKMKLDETGDNELKDYEVAVAAVRRAAQRGQLGALDREIDAILADGGR from the coding sequence ATGCTGCACATTTCGGACGTCCACTTCAAACACGGAGAGATAGGGGAGCCGGACGACCCAAACCGCGGGTTGCGGGACGATCTTATACAGGATGTAAAGTACATGCGGGGCCGCCTCGGGCCTCCCGGTATCATCCTCCTGTCTGGCGACATCGCGTATGCGGGGCGGAAGGAAGAATACGATTTCGCCTACACTTGGTTGGAAAAGGAACTGTGCCCGGCTGCGCAATGCGCGATCGAAAATGTGCTCTCCATCCCGGGGAACCACGATGTCGATCTCAAAGCGGAGGCCGGCCCCGGTTTTAAGGCGGCGCGACGGGATCTCCGTGCGACGAAAGCGGGGGCAATCGACGATGAGCTCAGGACGTGGTTGCATGACCCGTCGTCCTCTCAGATCCTCTTTAGCCCGCTGGAAAACTACAATCGGCACTTTGCGGCGAAGCTGCTGTGCGCGGTCGGCCCCTACAACATCAAAGGTCGTGACGGCAAGGTCATCCCCAACGTCTCGAAGCCTTTCGTGACGCGCGACGTCGAACTGAACGACGGGTCGCTTCTGCGGCTCTGGGGCTTCAATTCGGTCCTCGTTTCTGATCTGAGCGATGCGGAGAACACGATGCTGGTTGATCCTGCCGCCGCGCAGATTACGCGCGCCGACAACGTGGCCCATCTCGTCATGTGCCACCATCCATTCAATTGGATCAAGAATAGGGGGCCGTTCGAAGATCGGATGAACGGCGTGGTCCAGTTGCAGCTGTTCGGACACGAACACACGGAGCGTGTCGAGGAGAACAAGTATTTCGTCCGAATTCGTGCTGGCGCACTGCAGCCCGAACGCGATGCACCTGGATGGAAACCCGGCTACAATTGGATCGACGCATCCACTGCCGACGTCAACGGACAGCGCAAACTGGTGGTCAAGGTCTGGGTAAGAGGTCACGAGGTTGATCATTTTATAGCGATACCCGATCGTCACCAGAACGAAGTGCGGGAGAACTTCTTCGACCTGCCGGCATGGCAGCGCCCCAAACAACCGGCGAAGGTCGAAGGGAACGAGGATATAGTCGTGGAAGCCATACCCCAGGCCCTGGAGTTGCCGATGGTCGAGCCCGCAAAGCCGGTGACCGTCAGAACGGTGGCGACCAAGATATTTCGGCTGAAGGAGCCGGAGCAACGGCGTCTGATCGCAAAAATGAAGCTCGACGAAACCGGCGACAACGAACTGAAGGACTACGAAGTCGCAGTCGCTGCGGTCCGTCGCGCCGCTCAGCGCGGACAATTGGGCGCACTGGATCGTGAGATCGATGCTATTTTGGCCGACGGGGGACGGTAA
- a CDS encoding TniB family NTP-binding protein: protein MSNAKVKPTEPETLVSIRARFKDMKVDNMRLDKIEAEINDLMEETEAVVAIDRQNEVEAEKNGQTIKYSEMEVISVIGPTGSTKTTSVEKIVEKWNKTRPGEMPVVIVTLRSATRNEKKLQVQILEAFQDPQADVVRRSSHGYSPDQAIRAIRNIARSKRTFIVVLDEANNMIGQDEIATARPMAKAIKSLVNEGVFSVVVMGTAKAHRLFEADPELNSRKIADINLDPVDLNVPSERRYFFKFVGQVDRQMERDGIVERRIGLIEDLRSRAMVYDMSGGVVGTVVRILRIALRLAHRDKRRSIEWKDIEAAFYAWKTSQVDDNGQQVEVYDPFAEGPQAQTLDAVKGLG from the coding sequence ATGAGTAACGCGAAAGTCAAGCCGACCGAACCCGAGACTCTTGTCTCGATCCGTGCGCGGTTCAAGGACATGAAGGTCGATAACATGCGCCTCGACAAGATCGAGGCCGAGATAAACGATCTCATGGAGGAGACGGAGGCGGTCGTCGCCATCGATCGCCAGAACGAGGTAGAGGCGGAGAAGAACGGCCAGACCATCAAGTACAGCGAAATGGAAGTGATTTCCGTCATTGGTCCGACGGGGTCGACCAAAACCACTTCGGTCGAGAAGATTGTCGAAAAGTGGAACAAGACTCGCCCGGGCGAGATGCCCGTAGTCATTGTGACCCTTCGCTCGGCCACCCGCAACGAGAAGAAGCTTCAGGTCCAAATACTCGAAGCGTTCCAGGATCCTCAGGCCGACGTCGTGCGTAGATCGTCGCATGGCTACTCGCCGGATCAGGCGATTAGGGCCATCCGGAATATCGCGCGCTCCAAGAGAACCTTCATCGTCGTGCTAGACGAGGCGAACAACATGATCGGACAAGACGAGATCGCAACCGCACGCCCAATGGCCAAGGCGATCAAGAGCCTCGTGAACGAAGGCGTGTTTTCCGTAGTCGTCATGGGCACCGCCAAGGCACACCGTCTCTTCGAGGCAGACCCAGAGCTCAATTCACGGAAGATCGCAGACATCAATCTCGATCCGGTCGACCTCAACGTTCCCAGCGAGCGTCGATACTTCTTCAAGTTCGTCGGACAAGTCGATCGACAAATGGAGCGCGATGGCATTGTCGAGAGAAGAATCGGTCTGATCGAAGATCTCCGCAGCCGGGCCATGGTTTACGACATGTCAGGAGGTGTTGTCGGAACTGTGGTCCGAATACTTCGCATCGCCCTTCGTCTCGCCCATCGTGACAAGCGGCGGAGCATCGAATGGAAGGATATTGAGGCCGCGTTTTACGCTTGGAAGACCTCGCAGGTCGACGATAATGGCCAGCAGGTTGAGGTCTACGATCCGTTCGCGGAAGGGCCGCAGGCTCAGACTCTCGACGCCGTCAAGGGACTCGGCTAG
- a CDS encoding helix-turn-helix domain-containing protein yields MKATSLKPDAYAANCPTRQILDRVGDKWAVLILLLLRSEPMRFNQLRRAIEGISQKMLSQVLKSLERDGLLRRRAIATVPVTVEYSITPLGSTLAEAVDPLRDWAEQNLKEVLAAQRRYDAQRKALAA; encoded by the coding sequence ATGAAAGCCACGAGCCTCAAGCCGGACGCCTATGCCGCCAATTGCCCGACGCGCCAGATCCTCGACCGGGTCGGCGACAAATGGGCGGTGCTGATCCTGCTGCTGCTGCGCAGCGAGCCGATGCGCTTCAACCAGCTCCGCCGCGCCATCGAAGGCATCTCGCAGAAGATGCTGTCGCAGGTGTTGAAGAGCCTGGAGCGCGACGGGCTGCTGCGCCGCCGTGCGATCGCAACCGTTCCGGTCACGGTGGAGTATTCGATCACGCCGCTCGGATCGACGCTCGCCGAAGCGGTCGATCCGCTGCGCGACTGGGCCGAGCAGAATCTGAAGGAAGTGCTGGCCGCGCAGCGCCGCTACGACGCGCAGCGCAAGGCGCTGGCGGCCTGA
- a CDS encoding DDE-type integrase/transposase/recombinase, with protein sequence MTTLNLKPGDIFDFPEGRFRFLEEWEDETLWFIKNTGARLPLSETQLVDLLGSGEAKKIDIFKRSDGRPKSVNDLGELAPGEEFSPEAIRARTLQFFVRQWDDAKCPTLGRKGLKDFIRGFKHDDRLKLLNHAVNPTALYNAIVNCGVPGNRPLRVFRSLRGKTERKRFGKAVEEGLDQAVDFYWSLRPRTYTDAYGFFRDLMQKAGVSESEFPRRMETLRRRINRTINQENWARKYSRREATLKFEGVKDSLSAEEPLELVIMDHTVIDTFVVFDNEFLLPLGRPTLTVAIDVATRMILGYLLSFEPASLHSVLTTLKRVNRNKYYMAKLFPDIEGTWDGWGLPKTLLVDSAWEFKSRSLQDALRDLGTEIIWSPVRTPQYKAVGERFFKNLNDRLFHKLPGGVPAGPTEMRLIDVKPREDAVISLGSLDEIIHEAIVGYHDEFHTGIDDIPAEVWKRRLKSRDVISDINALDHLLGRMARVRLTRRGIRFKHMDFHDQQKTSKLLDDLSRNAKRRDQSSSPVGSARCWVTIKWDPIDASCIQVWNDGVKPPRFVTLPNRDRQFVMMPPGAHRQRDAKSEFTRPISFWNAEKVRIFAKEAGIPFKTDQQKWVARNKLRQKWERIAGILPMRDTKEAIRGLAQSQGMFDRPAGSTASDDAPIAASEVLFATAEPTVNGYGEATLVPQQVAAFEREEDERRAKGKSPSEEQKKKRARTMRDKKKAEAEAHAAAATENAKERAREAASQKAANSARKAKDKPAPKKAAGPKDDPDIDLDTFLDGDK encoded by the coding sequence ATGACCACTCTCAATCTCAAGCCTGGCGACATCTTCGATTTTCCGGAGGGGCGCTTCCGTTTCCTCGAGGAATGGGAAGACGAGACGCTTTGGTTCATCAAGAACACTGGCGCCCGGCTGCCGCTCTCCGAGACCCAGCTCGTCGACTTGTTGGGTTCCGGTGAGGCAAAGAAAATTGACATCTTCAAACGGTCTGACGGTCGACCCAAGTCGGTCAACGACCTCGGTGAACTCGCGCCGGGCGAGGAATTCTCGCCCGAAGCCATTCGCGCGCGCACGCTGCAGTTCTTCGTTCGCCAATGGGACGATGCGAAGTGTCCTACGCTCGGTCGCAAGGGCCTCAAGGATTTCATCCGCGGCTTTAAGCACGACGATCGTTTGAAACTGCTGAACCACGCTGTGAATCCGACTGCACTTTACAATGCGATCGTCAATTGCGGCGTACCCGGCAATCGACCGCTCCGTGTATTCCGGTCGTTGCGCGGGAAGACGGAGAGGAAGCGTTTCGGCAAGGCCGTCGAAGAGGGTCTCGACCAGGCGGTCGATTTTTATTGGAGCCTGCGACCTAGAACGTACACCGACGCGTACGGATTCTTCCGCGACCTCATGCAGAAGGCGGGCGTGTCCGAGAGCGAATTTCCGCGCCGCATGGAGACGTTGCGCCGGCGGATCAACCGCACGATCAACCAGGAGAACTGGGCGCGCAAGTATTCGCGGCGCGAGGCCACGCTCAAGTTCGAGGGCGTGAAGGACAGCCTCTCCGCGGAAGAGCCGCTCGAGCTGGTCATCATGGACCATACAGTGATCGATACCTTCGTCGTATTCGACAACGAGTTCCTCCTCCCGCTCGGCCGGCCGACGCTGACAGTGGCCATCGACGTCGCGACCCGGATGATCCTCGGCTACCTCCTCTCGTTCGAACCGGCAAGCCTTCATTCGGTTCTGACGACGCTCAAGCGCGTCAACCGCAACAAGTACTACATGGCGAAGCTGTTCCCCGATATCGAAGGAACGTGGGACGGCTGGGGTTTGCCGAAGACCCTGCTCGTCGACTCGGCGTGGGAATTCAAAAGCCGGAGCCTGCAGGACGCGTTGCGCGATCTCGGCACTGAAATCATCTGGTCTCCCGTTCGGACGCCGCAGTACAAGGCGGTCGGCGAACGCTTCTTCAAGAACCTCAACGACCGGCTCTTCCACAAGCTGCCGGGCGGCGTCCCGGCCGGTCCGACCGAGATGCGCCTCATCGACGTCAAGCCGCGCGAGGACGCCGTGATCAGCCTCGGCTCGCTCGACGAAATCATCCATGAGGCCATCGTCGGCTATCACGACGAATTCCACACAGGAATCGACGACATCCCGGCCGAGGTTTGGAAGCGGAGGCTGAAGAGCAGAGACGTTATCTCCGACATCAACGCGCTCGACCATCTGCTCGGGCGGATGGCACGAGTACGTCTGACGCGCCGTGGCATCCGGTTCAAGCACATGGATTTCCACGATCAGCAAAAGACCTCCAAGCTGCTCGACGATCTATCCAGGAATGCCAAGCGTCGCGATCAGTCCAGTTCGCCGGTCGGCAGCGCGCGCTGCTGGGTGACCATCAAGTGGGATCCCATCGACGCAAGCTGCATCCAGGTCTGGAACGACGGCGTCAAGCCACCGCGCTTCGTCACGCTGCCGAACCGGGACCGCCAGTTCGTCATGATGCCGCCCGGCGCACATCGCCAGCGCGACGCCAAGAGCGAGTTCACGCGACCGATCTCGTTCTGGAACGCCGAGAAGGTCCGCATCTTCGCGAAGGAAGCCGGAATTCCGTTCAAGACCGACCAACAGAAGTGGGTTGCGCGCAACAAGCTCCGTCAGAAATGGGAGCGGATCGCGGGCATCCTGCCCATGCGTGACACTAAGGAAGCCATCCGCGGCCTTGCTCAGTCGCAGGGGATGTTCGACCGACCTGCCGGATCTACCGCTTCCGACGACGCTCCGATCGCCGCGTCCGAGGTGCTGTTCGCGACGGCAGAACCGACGGTCAACGGCTACGGCGAGGCGACTCTCGTCCCGCAGCAGGTGGCCGCCTTCGAGCGCGAGGAAGACGAGCGCCGCGCCAAGGGCAAGTCGCCCAGCGAGGAGCAGAAAAAGAAGAGGGCCCGCACCATGCGGGATAAGAAAAAGGCCGAAGCGGAGGCCCACGCCGCGGCCGCCACAGAGAACGCCAAGGAGCGCGCTCGAGAGGCAGCCTCGCAGAAGGCTGCGAACAGCGCCCGAAAAGCGAAGGACAAGCCGGCCCCTAAGAAGGCCGCGGGGCCCAAGGACGATCCGGACATCGATCTCGACACGTTTCTTGATGGGGACAAATGA
- a CDS encoding flagellar assembly protein FliX, with protein sequence MRIYGPNGTTLGTSTGATRRTSSSGFSLPDATTAQEEVRSTAAPKAAASLDALLALQGVEDPTERRKRSVARGKGALDVLDALKLGLLSGNFDSSTVNRLRDAAASLKESSGDPGLDAVLGEIELRVEVELAKAGQY encoded by the coding sequence ATGCGCATCTACGGACCGAACGGCACCACGCTTGGCACGTCCACCGGCGCTACCCGGCGCACCTCGTCGAGCGGCTTCTCGCTGCCGGATGCGACCACCGCGCAGGAGGAGGTCCGCTCCACCGCCGCGCCGAAGGCCGCCGCCAGCCTCGATGCGCTACTCGCGCTGCAGGGCGTCGAAGACCCGACCGAACGCCGCAAGCGCTCGGTGGCGCGCGGCAAGGGCGCGCTCGACGTGCTCGACGCGCTCAAGCTCGGACTGCTGTCCGGCAATTTCGATTCCTCCACCGTGAACCGGCTGCGCGACGCTGCCGCAAGCCTGAAGGAATCTTCCGGCGACCCCGGCCTCGATGCCGTGCTGGGCGAGATCGAGCTGCGCGTCGAAGTCGAGCTTGCCAAGGCTGGACAGTATTAG
- a CDS encoding NAD(P)-dependent oxidoreductase, which translates to MKIAIAGASGQAGSRLTAELARRGHTITAVARNPEKIATLPNVNAVKGDVNDQAALTALWAGHDAAISSVHFTVSDPVKLIGAAKGSGVGRYLVVGGAGSLEVAPGVRLVTTPNFPAQYKAEASKGAEFLDLLRQESDLNWTFLSPSALFVAGERTGKFRLGTDQLLTAADGKSSISFEDFAVALADEIERPAHIRQRFTVGY; encoded by the coding sequence ATGAAGATCGCCATCGCCGGCGCGTCCGGCCAGGCCGGCTCGCGCCTCACCGCGGAACTCGCCCGCCGCGGCCACACCATCACCGCCGTCGCCCGCAACCCGGAGAAGATCGCAACCCTGCCGAACGTTAATGCCGTGAAGGGGGACGTGAACGACCAGGCCGCCCTGACCGCGCTGTGGGCCGGCCACGACGCCGCAATCAGTTCCGTCCATTTCACGGTCAGCGACCCGGTCAAGCTGATCGGGGCGGCCAAGGGATCCGGGGTCGGGCGCTATCTCGTGGTCGGGGGCGCCGGCAGCCTCGAAGTGGCCCCGGGCGTCCGCCTGGTGACCACGCCGAACTTCCCGGCCCAGTACAAGGCCGAGGCCTCGAAGGGGGCCGAATTCCTCGACCTGCTGCGCCAGGAAAGCGACCTGAACTGGACCTTTTTGTCGCCCTCGGCGCTGTTCGTGGCGGGCGAGCGGACCGGCAAGTTCCGGCTCGGGACCGACCAGCTTCTGACCGCAGCCGACGGGAAAAGTTCGATCTCGTTCGAGGATTTCGCAGTTGCACTCGCCGACGAAATCGAGCGCCCGGCCCATATCCGGCAGCGTTTCACGGTCGGTTATTGA
- a CDS encoding DUF6634 family protein, which produces MIGNPEMSMEEKNATAQRQHDFGCYLRGEEPSSLELERAPLLEDWCTGIVYFGRENDPRNLLLVLEGIVIGHPELRNCTRIHTSQLIWLDRSRKWARTWNRVYRLGARDNDEANEE; this is translated from the coding sequence ATGATCGGAAATCCAGAAATGTCGATGGAAGAGAAGAATGCAACGGCTCAACGACAGCATGACTTCGGGTGTTATCTGAGAGGAGAGGAGCCCTCATCGCTCGAGCTGGAGCGCGCACCATTGCTTGAGGACTGGTGCACAGGCATCGTGTACTTTGGCCGCGAAAACGATCCGAGAAATCTGTTGCTGGTTCTGGAGGGCATCGTTATCGGCCACCCCGAGCTGCGAAACTGCACCAGGATCCATACTTCACAACTGATCTGGCTAGACCGTAGTCGCAAATGGGCGCGCACCTGGAATCGGGTCTATCGGCTTGGTGCGCGCGACAATGACGAGGCCAATGAAGAGTAA
- a CDS encoding GTPase-associated system all-helical protein GASH, whose protein sequence is MAEFNFIEAYKLLQPAVDRGIVDARKAGFDQIVKGLTWSQIVDLSRLAFGLPYEAAVYTEWFQKPLHDADPHFFVAQDAAEAGRIAVLILRHFVAQGNTSTTAALLALASSYAGKRSALDNGELVTRSRDVIAASSKKAAMTAPSTKIAIPKAADHSTKKTELANGFDAPRTAAFAETVVQDLRAGSEAAITALSDAYLALRQDNLRLAEEIDMLWWHVGDWSNALDVPRTSISRESVGLVSGVDLGAMVKFSPGPYGAYGILKQSLGKEGEKTTSLVEAVAGLDASQLARLKLDRAPDVFPVLTALRLASADRDWADQFAKMAPDAAGEKLTHLELATQAFRERVSMTNVGLV, encoded by the coding sequence ATGGCGGAATTCAACTTCATCGAGGCCTACAAACTTCTGCAGCCGGCCGTGGATCGCGGCATCGTAGATGCGAGGAAGGCTGGCTTCGATCAGATTGTGAAAGGTCTTACTTGGAGCCAGATCGTCGATTTAAGTAGACTGGCATTCGGCCTCCCGTACGAAGCGGCCGTCTATACCGAATGGTTCCAAAAGCCCCTGCACGATGCCGACCCTCACTTTTTTGTCGCCCAAGACGCGGCTGAGGCGGGCCGTATCGCGGTGCTGATACTTCGTCACTTTGTGGCGCAAGGTAATACGTCCACGACAGCCGCGCTGCTCGCCCTCGCTTCGTCCTATGCAGGAAAGCGATCAGCGCTCGATAATGGCGAACTGGTGACGCGGTCTCGGGACGTGATCGCCGCGTCATCCAAGAAGGCGGCGATGACCGCACCGTCAACAAAAATAGCTATTCCGAAAGCGGCCGACCATTCGACGAAGAAGACCGAATTGGCGAATGGCTTCGACGCACCTCGGACGGCAGCATTCGCCGAAACTGTGGTGCAGGATTTGCGCGCCGGCTCCGAGGCGGCGATCACCGCTCTCAGCGACGCGTATCTCGCGTTGAGGCAAGATAACTTGCGCCTTGCAGAGGAAATCGACATGCTTTGGTGGCATGTGGGAGACTGGAGCAACGCTCTCGACGTCCCGAGGACCAGTATCTCGAGGGAGAGCGTAGGCCTTGTCTCGGGCGTGGATCTAGGGGCCATGGTCAAGTTCTCGCCGGGACCTTATGGGGCGTACGGTATCCTCAAGCAATCGCTCGGCAAGGAAGGCGAAAAGACAACGTCGTTGGTGGAAGCCGTGGCCGGCCTCGACGCCTCCCAACTCGCTCGACTTAAGTTGGATCGCGCTCCCGACGTGTTTCCAGTGCTTACCGCGCTGCGACTTGCTTCCGCCGACAGAGATTGGGCCGACCAGTTTGCAAAAATGGCTCCGGACGCTGCCGGTGAGAAGCTGACGCATCTCGAACTGGCCACACAGGCATTCCGCGAACGGGTATCCATGACGAACGTCGGATTGGTCTGA
- a CDS encoding TnsA endonuclease N-terminal domain-containing protein: MHSAENRHTRATMIAVSKATIVEAPDWHPIRTFVERAHNKPVGRLVSRKSKRAMPWEGFGERHLMMISEADTAVERFLSQPHRLEIRLEGARRRLDYFPDLMRRMADGTIEIIEVKKSKDEIDADPDYAFKIAKAASVYEAVGWTFRIVVADDDVDINPLLPNAQSIFADKFAYIGTRERLAMEETFEAKGTIAYAEAIETIAVAGGFADDRARKVLHALVCTRSAGIDITRKISRDSAVTKPQHRGRR, translated from the coding sequence ATGCATAGTGCCGAGAATCGTCACACTCGCGCGACCATGATCGCCGTGTCTAAGGCTACCATCGTAGAAGCGCCCGACTGGCATCCAATTCGGACGTTCGTGGAAAGAGCCCACAATAAGCCGGTCGGACGTCTGGTTTCGCGGAAGTCGAAGCGCGCCATGCCATGGGAAGGTTTTGGCGAGCGGCACTTGATGATGATCTCTGAAGCAGACACCGCCGTCGAGCGTTTCCTCTCGCAGCCGCATCGCCTCGAGATCCGACTGGAGGGAGCGCGCCGTCGACTGGACTACTTCCCCGACCTGATGCGGAGGATGGCCGACGGGACGATCGAGATCATCGAGGTCAAGAAGTCAAAGGACGAGATCGACGCCGATCCCGATTACGCCTTCAAGATTGCGAAGGCCGCGAGCGTCTATGAAGCCGTAGGCTGGACCTTCCGGATCGTGGTCGCGGACGACGACGTGGACATCAATCCGCTTCTCCCGAACGCGCAGTCGATCTTCGCCGACAAATTCGCCTACATCGGCACGCGCGAGCGGCTGGCCATGGAGGAAACATTCGAAGCGAAGGGCACGATCGCATACGCCGAGGCGATTGAGACGATCGCGGTCGCGGGAGGTTTCGCGGACGACCGCGCTCGGAAGGTGCTGCACGCGCTGGTCTGCACGCGTTCGGCAGGTATCGACATCACCAGGAAGATTTCGCGCGACAGCGCTGTGACGAAGCCGCAACACAGGGGGCGGCGCTAG
- a CDS encoding flagellar basal body P-ring protein FlgI produces the protein MPGIRIANLFGLACAALLALAASAMPAAATSRIKDLANIEGVRQNQLIGYGLVVGLNGTGDTLNNIPFTKQSLQAMLERMGVNIRGATIRTGNVAAVMVTGNLPAFGTQGTRMDVTVSALGDAKDLRGGTLLVTPLLGADGNVYAVAQGSVAVAGFAAEGAAASVVRGVPTVGRIANGAIIEREIEFALNRLPNVRLALRNADFTTAKRIAAAVNDYLGVKTAEPIDPSTVQLSVPSEFKGNVVAFLTEIEQLQVDPDLTAKIVIDERSGIIVMGRDVRVATVAVAQGNLTVTISEAPQVSQPNPLSRGRTVVTPRSSVGVSEDGKKFALVRNGVSLQQLVDGLNGLGIGPRDLISILQAIKAAGAIEADIEVM, from the coding sequence ATGCCCGGCATCCGCATCGCAAATCTATTCGGGTTGGCCTGCGCCGCGCTGCTGGCGCTGGCGGCGTCCGCCATGCCCGCGGCCGCGACGTCGCGGATCAAGGATCTCGCCAACATCGAAGGCGTGCGCCAGAACCAGTTGATCGGTTACGGCCTCGTGGTCGGCCTCAACGGCACCGGCGACACGCTGAACAACATCCCCTTCACCAAGCAGTCGCTGCAGGCGATGCTCGAGCGCATGGGCGTCAACATCCGCGGCGCCACCATCCGCACCGGCAACGTCGCGGCCGTGATGGTGACCGGCAATTTGCCGGCGTTCGGAACCCAGGGCACGCGGATGGACGTCACCGTCTCCGCGCTCGGCGACGCCAAGGACCTGCGCGGCGGCACCCTGCTCGTCACCCCCCTGCTCGGCGCCGACGGCAACGTCTACGCAGTGGCGCAGGGATCCGTGGCAGTCGCCGGCTTCGCGGCCGAAGGGGCCGCCGCCAGCGTCGTGCGCGGCGTGCCGACGGTCGGCCGGATCGCCAACGGCGCCATCATCGAGCGTGAGATCGAGTTCGCGCTCAACCGCCTGCCCAACGTGCGCCTCGCGCTGCGCAACGCCGACTTCACGACAGCGAAACGGATTGCCGCAGCGGTCAACGACTATCTCGGCGTCAAGACTGCCGAGCCGATCGATCCGTCCACGGTGCAGCTCTCGGTCCCGTCGGAGTTCAAGGGCAACGTCGTCGCCTTCCTGACCGAGATCGAGCAGTTGCAGGTCGATCCCGACCTCACCGCGAAGATTGTGATCGACGAGCGCTCCGGCATCATCGTGATGGGCCGCGACGTGCGCGTCGCGACCGTCGCAGTGGCACAGGGCAATCTCACCGTCACGATCTCGGAAGCCCCGCAGGTCAGCCAGCCCAATCCGCTGTCGCGCGGCCGAACGGTCGTGACCCCTCGCAGCAGCGTCGGCGTCAGCGAGGACGGCAAGAAATTTGCGCTCGTCAGAAACGGTGTCTCGCTGCAGCAGCTCGTCGACGGCCTCAACGGCCTCGGCATCGGACCGCGCGACCTGATCAGCATCCTGCAGGCAATCAAGGCCGCCGGCGCGATCGAAGCCGATATCGAGGTGATGTGA